Genomic window (Pirellulales bacterium):
AGCTTCTCAGTCAGCAGGTGAACCGCATTGATTCCATTCAAACGCGGAACAAGCGGTGCGGCCGGTGGCTTATTCGCCAAAGCGTTCCATTACTTCCAAGCCAAGCGCGATGAGTTCGATGCTCGCTACCACAAGCGGAGCAACATTGAATCGACCTTTTCAATGTTGAAAGCAAAATTTGGCGATGCGGTTCGCAGTAAGACCGATGTGGCCATGAAAAACGAAGTGCTCGCAAAGATACTCTGCCACAACATCGTGTGCTTAATCAGTGCGATTTACGAAATAGGAATTGATCCGACTTTCTGGACAAATACTGCGTCCGTCCAGAAAGTCGCGGGAGCATGAAACTTTATGGACAAAGCCCGCATATGACCCTGAAAACGACG
Coding sequences:
- a CDS encoding transposase, with translation MIPFKRGTSGAAGGLFAKAFHYFQAKRDEFDARYHKRSNIESTFSMLKAKFGDAVRSKTDVAMKNEVLAKILCHNIVCLISAIYEIGIDPTFWTNTASVQKVAGA